One Rissa tridactyla isolate bRisTri1 chromosome 4, bRisTri1.patW.cur.20221130, whole genome shotgun sequence DNA window includes the following coding sequences:
- the TMEM208 gene encoding transmembrane protein 208 isoform X1, giving the protein MAPKGKAGTKGKKQIFEENRETLRFYLRIILGASAVYAVVNLVIFYSAASAWTWVAFVFSSVVYGTSYRSMNSMAKPSFTDDGSLADGGIDLNMEQGMAEHLKDVILLTAIVQVLSCFSLYVWYFWLLAPGRALYLLWVNILGPWFTADSSPAGQEPNEKKQRRQERRQMKRF; this is encoded by the exons ATGGCG CCCAAGGGGAAGGCGGGCACCAAGGGTAAGAAGCAGATCTTCGAGGAGAACCGGGAGACGCTGCGCTTCTACCTCCGCATCATCCTTGGGGCCTCG GCCGTCTATGCTGTGGTGAACCTGGTGATCTTCTACTCTGCCGCCTCCGCCTGGACGTGG GTAGCGTTCGTCTTCAGCTCGGTGGTCTACGGCACCAGCTACCGGTCCATGAACTCCATGGCAAAGCCGTCTTTCACAGACGATGGCAGCCTTGCCGACGGGGGAATTGACCTGAATATGGAGCAGGGGATGGCAGA gCACCTCAAGGATGTGATCCTGCTGACAGCTATAGTCCAAGTGCTGAGCTGCTTCTCGCTCTACGTCTGGTACTTCTGGCTCTTG GCTCCGGGACGCGCTCTCTACCTCCTGTGGGTGAACATCCTGGGGCCCTGGTTTACAGCTGACTCTTCGCCTGCCGGTCAGGAACCAAATGAGAAGAAGCAACGCCGACAAGAACGCCGCCAGATGAAGCGTTTCTAG
- the MATCAP1 gene encoding microtubule-associated tyrosine carboxypeptidase 1: MVLDPGAAAGGGLGAGAAPRLPHRHGPPLCSCPCPPAPGPPPRCPRGTRRLSETGTGMRRSESAGGRGVGGGMRSAASLPHIARGRGSGGGGGEERRSPCLLVALRPRNVEAERERFFRASFAYDPQFEYAEPVPAAVLDKYGAASDRFVGQAIRIIRAVLEKYGTYESFEVATGGRLLSKCQIWSVIRKYMQKEGCVGEVVVQLTDDLLSQAVMMVEDSRPTLAINLAGARQHWLEGMLRHEIGTHYIRGVNNTRQPWHSSEGRKQYSLKPANPTEEGLASLHSVLFRKQPFLWRAALLYYTIERASRLSFSALFQDLEQYVQDAGVRWEYCVRAKRGQTDTSQPGCFSKDQVYLDGILRILRHRQTIDFPLLAALGKVSYEDVNRLKKFGVLEKARIPHFMQDLERYMKQLDHIVTTNGLDEEELEQLLPD; encoded by the exons ATGGTGCTGgacccgggggcggcggcgggcggcgggctgGGGGCCGGCGCCGCCCCGCGCCTGCCCCACCGCCATGGCCCGCCgctctgctcctgcccttgcccaccggcaccgggacccccgcCCCGTTGCCCGCGGGGAACCCGTCGCCTGTCGGAAACCGGCACCGGGATGCGGCGGAGCGAAAGCGCCGGGGGCCGCGGTGTCGGGGGGGGGATGCGCTCCGCCGCCTCCCTGCCCCACATCGCCcgggggcgggggagcggcgggggcggcggggaggagcggCGGAGCCCCTGCCTGCTGGTGGCCCTGCGGCCCCGCAACGTGGAGGCGGAACGGGAGCGGTTCTTCCGCGCCAGCTTCGCCTACGACCCCCAGTTCGAGTACGCCGAGCCGGTGCCCGCCGCCGTGCTGGATAAGTACGGGGCCGCCTCCGATCGCTTCGTGGGGCAG GCCATCAGGATCATCCGGGCCGTCCTGGAGAAGTACGGGACCTACGAGAGCTTTGAAGTCGCCACGGGCGGGAGGCTTCTGAGCAAGTGCCAGATCTGGTCCGTCATCCGAAAGTACATGCAGAAGGAAGGCTGCGTGGGAGAG gtggTGGTGCAGCTCACCGACGACCTCCTGTCCCAGGCGGTGATGATGGTGGAGGACAGCCGGCCAACGCTGGCCATCAACCTGGCTGGAGCCCGGCAGCACTGGCTGGAGGGGATGCTGCGCCACGAGATAG gcacccacTACATCCGAGGGGTGAACAACACccggcagccctggcacagctccGAGGGCCGCAAGCAGTACAGCCTGAAGCCCGCCAACCCCACGGAGGAAGGCTTGGCCAGCCTGCACAGCGTCCTCTTCCGCAAGCAGCCCTTCCTGTGGCGGGCGGCCCTGCTCTACTACACCATCGAGCGGGCCAGCCGCCTCTCCTTCTCCGCCCTCTTCCAGGACCTGGAGCAGTACGTCCAGGACGCCGGCGTCCGGTGGGAGTACTGCGTGCGGGCGAAGCGGGGCCAGACGGACACCTCGCAGCCAG GCTGTTTCAGTAAGGACCAGGTCTACCTGGATGGGATTCTCCGCATCCTGCGCCATCGGCAGACCATCGACTTCCCGCTGCTGGCTGCACTCGGAAAG GTCTCTTACGAAGACGTGAATCGGCTGAAGAAATTTGGGGTGCTGgagaaagcccgcatcccccactTCATGCAGGACCTGGAGCGGTACATGAAGCAGCTGGACCACATCGTCACCACCAACGGCCTGGACGAGGaagagctggagcagctgctgcccgacTGA
- the LCAT gene encoding phosphatidylcholine-sterol acyltransferase, with the protein MGSSGGGVALLTLSLLLQPTSQFWLFNVLFPPTTTPEAPPTNSTPPVVLVPGCLGNQLEAKLDKPDVVNWMCYRKTEDYFTIWLNLNTFLPVGVDCWIDNTRVVYNRTSRKMTNAPGVHIRVPGFGKTYSVEYLDQSKLAGYLHTLVQNLVNNGYVRDQTVRAAPYDWRVGPQEQPEYFQNLKALIEEMHDEYQRRVFLIAHSMGNLNILYFLLQQTQAWKDQYIEGFISLGAPWGGSVKPLRVLASGDNQGIPLMSNIKLREEQRMTTTSPWMFPTSLAWPETHVFISTPSYNYTYRDYKRFFTDVNLEDGWYMWEDMKDLLKGLPPPGVDTYCLYGTGFPTVETYIYDERFPYEDPVDMIYGDGDDTVNTRSSELCKRWRDQQKQKVQVHELRGVDHLNMVFSNLTLSSINEILLGSPQEKGEPGQVGPSPEAGKGGKILPGWKVLKEPKKN; encoded by the exons ATggggagcagcggcggcggggttGCGTTGCTGACGCTGTCACTGCTCCTGCAGCCCACGTCCCAGTTCTGGCTCTTCAACGTCCTCTttccacccaccaccaccccagaaGCTCCCCCGACCAACAGCACGCCGCCCGTGGTACTCG tgcccggGTGTCTCGGGAACCAGCTGGAAGCAAAGCTGGACAAGCCGGACGTGGTGAACTGGATGTGCTACCGCAAAACGGAGGACTATTTCACCATCTGGCTGAACCTCAACACCTTCCTGCCAGTGGGAGTTGACTGCTGGATCGATAACACCAG GGTGGTGTACAACCGAACCTCTCGGAAAATGACCAATGCCCCAGGGGTGCATATCCGCGTGCCTGGTTTCGGCAAGACCTATTCCGTGGAATACCTGGATCAGAGCAAGCTGGCAG GTTACCTGCACACCCTGGTGCAGAACCTGGTGAACAACGGCTACGTGAGGGACCAGACGGTTCGGGCAGCCCCCTACGACTGGAGGGTCGGGCCCC AGGAGCAGCCCGAATACTTCCAGAACCTGAAGGCACTGATCGAAGAGATGCACGATGAGTACCAGCGACGCGTCTTCCTCATTGCGCACAGCATGGGCAATCTGAACATCCTCTACTTCTTGCTCCAGCAGACGCAAGCCTGGAAGGATCAGTACATTGAGGGTTTCATCTCCCTGGGTGCCCCCTGGGGAGGTTCTGTCAAGCCCCTGCGTGTCCTGGCATCCG GTGACAATCAGGGCATCCCACTCATGTCCAACATCAAGCTGCGTGAAGAACAGCGCATGaccaccaccagcccctggaTGTTCCCAACGAGCCTGGCCTGGCCCGAGACCCACGTTTTCATCTCCACGCCCTCCTACAATTACACCTACCGGGACTACAAACGCTTCTTCACCGACGTCAACTTGGAGGATGGCTGGTACATGTGGGAGGACATGAAGGACTTGCTGAAGGGCCTGCCTCCTCCTGGAGTGGACACATATTGCCTCTACGGCACGGGCTTCCCCACGGTGGAGACTTACATATATGACGAGCGTTTCCCTTACGAGGACCCCGTGGACATGATTTATGGTGACGGGGATGACACCGTCAACACACGCAGTTCAGAGTTGTGCAAGCGATGGCGCGACCAGCAAAAGCAGAAGGTGCAGGTCCATGAGCTGCGAGGCGTCGACCACCTCAACATGGTCTTCAGCAACCTTACACTCAGTTCCATCAATGAAATCCTGCTGGGGAGCCCACAGGAGAAGGGGGAACCGGGGCAGGTGGGACCCAGcccagaggcagggaagggggggaagatCCTACCTGGATGGAAGGTCCTTAAGGAGCccaaaaagaactga
- the TMEM208 gene encoding transmembrane protein 208 isoform X2, whose amino-acid sequence MAAVYAVVNLVIFYSAASAWTWVAFVFSSVVYGTSYRSMNSMAKPSFTDDGSLADGGIDLNMEQGMAEHLKDVILLTAIVQVLSCFSLYVWYFWLLAPGRALYLLWVNILGPWFTADSSPAGQEPNEKKQRRQERRQMKRF is encoded by the exons ATGGCG GCCGTCTATGCTGTGGTGAACCTGGTGATCTTCTACTCTGCCGCCTCCGCCTGGACGTGG GTAGCGTTCGTCTTCAGCTCGGTGGTCTACGGCACCAGCTACCGGTCCATGAACTCCATGGCAAAGCCGTCTTTCACAGACGATGGCAGCCTTGCCGACGGGGGAATTGACCTGAATATGGAGCAGGGGATGGCAGA gCACCTCAAGGATGTGATCCTGCTGACAGCTATAGTCCAAGTGCTGAGCTGCTTCTCGCTCTACGTCTGGTACTTCTGGCTCTTG GCTCCGGGACGCGCTCTCTACCTCCTGTGGGTGAACATCCTGGGGCCCTGGTTTACAGCTGACTCTTCGCCTGCCGGTCAGGAACCAAATGAGAAGAAGCAACGCCGACAAGAACGCCGCCAGATGAAGCGTTTCTAG
- the TMEM208 gene encoding transmembrane protein 208 isoform X3 has product MAVAFVFSSVVYGTSYRSMNSMAKPSFTDDGSLADGGIDLNMEQGMAEHLKDVILLTAIVQVLSCFSLYVWYFWLLAPGRALYLLWVNILGPWFTADSSPAGQEPNEKKQRRQERRQMKRF; this is encoded by the exons ATGGCG GTAGCGTTCGTCTTCAGCTCGGTGGTCTACGGCACCAGCTACCGGTCCATGAACTCCATGGCAAAGCCGTCTTTCACAGACGATGGCAGCCTTGCCGACGGGGGAATTGACCTGAATATGGAGCAGGGGATGGCAGA gCACCTCAAGGATGTGATCCTGCTGACAGCTATAGTCCAAGTGCTGAGCTGCTTCTCGCTCTACGTCTGGTACTTCTGGCTCTTG GCTCCGGGACGCGCTCTCTACCTCCTGTGGGTGAACATCCTGGGGCCCTGGTTTACAGCTGACTCTTCGCCTGCCGGTCAGGAACCAAATGAGAAGAAGCAACGCCGACAAGAACGCCGCCAGATGAAGCGTTTCTAG
- the ELMO3 gene encoding engulfment and cell motility protein 3 isoform X5: protein MRATQEDFDKVLQVVREQITRTLSLKPTSLELFKTRVNALNYSEILKLRQTERLHQEETLAVPVLELRERLKPELLELIRQQRLLHLCEGTLFRKISSRRRQDKLWYCRLSPNHKVLHYGDVEEGVNSPPIESLPEKIPVADMKMLLVGKECPHTKEKSSGKQNKDVLELAFSIVYDMEEYCLNFIAPTRYEFCLWTDGLNVLLGKEMTSERTQTDLDVLLSMELKLRLLDLENISIPDTPPPIPKPPSNLNFCYDFSHAEQ, encoded by the exons ATGCGTGCTACCCAGGAGGACTTTGACAAG GTGCTGCAGGTGGTGCGGGAGCAGATCACCAGGACCCTGTCCCTCAAGCCCACCTCCCTGGAGCTCTTCAAGACCAGAGTGAACGCGCTGAACTACAGCGAGATCCTGAAGCTGCGGCAGACGGAGCGGCTGCACCAGGAGGAGACGCTGGCTGTGCCCGTGCT GGAGTTACGCGAGAGGCTGAAGCCGGAGCTCCTGGAGCTGATCCGACAGCAGCGCCTGCTGCACCTCTGTGAGGGCACCCTCTTCCGCAAGATCAGCAGCCGCCGCAGGCAGG ACAAGCTCTGGTACTGCCGCCTGTCACCCAACCACAAGGTGCTGCACTACGGGGACGTGGAGGAGGGGGTGAACTCTCCCCCCATTGAGAGCCTGCCAGAGAAAA TTCCTGTGGCGGACATGAAGATGCTGCTCGTGGGGAAGGAGTGTCCGCACACGAAGGAGAAAAGCTCCGGGAAGCAGAACAAG GACGTCCTGGAGCTGGCCTTCTCCATCGTGTACGACATGGAGGAATACTGCCTCAACTTCATTGCCCCCACCCGGTACGAG TTCTGCCTCTGGACGGACGGGCTGAACGTGCTCCTGGGCAAGGAGATGACGAGCGAGCGAACGCAGACGGACCTTGATGTCCTGCTGTCTATGGAGCTCAAGCTGCGTCTCCTGGACCTGGAGAACATCAGCATCCCCGACACCCCCCCTCCCATCCCAAAGCCCCCCAGCAACTTAAACTTCTGCTACGACTTCAGCCATGCAGAGCAGTGA